The genomic segment GTGCTGCCGTCGCTGCAGTCGCCCCAGCCGCATGCTTCCCACAATGCCTCGGCGCCCGCCGCCGGCCAGGCCTGAGGCAGGAGAACCACGATGGATTTCATTCTTCTGGACTACACCACGCTGCGCGTGATCTGGTGGCTGCTGCTCGGCATCCTGCTGATCGGCTTCGCCGTGATGGATGGTTTCGACCTGGGCGTGGGCACGCTGCTGCCCTTCGTCGCCCGCAACGATGCCGAGCGCCGGCTGGTGATCAACACCATCGGCCCGGTCTGGGAAGGCAACCAGGTGTGGCTGGTGCTCGGTGGCGGTGCGATCTTCGCCGCCTGGCCGCCGCTGTATGCGGTCAGCTTCTCCGGGTTCTACCTGGCGATGTTCGTGATCCTGTTCGCGCTGATCCTGCGTCCGGTCGGTTTCAAGTTCCGCAGCAAGATGCCCAGCGAACGCTGGCGCAACACCTGGGACTGGGCGCTGTTCATCGGCGGCTTCATCCCGGCGCTGATCATGGGCGTGGCGGTGGGCAACGTGGTGCTGGGCGTGCCGTTCCACTTCGATGACAGCATGCGCATCTTCTACACCGGCTCGTTCTTCGGCCTGTTGATGCCCTTCGCGCTGCTGGCCGGCCTACTCAGCGTGTCGATGCTGGTCGCGCACGGTGCCGCCATGCTGGTGATCAAGACCGACGGCCCGGTGGCCGAACGTGCAGCCCGCTTCGGCAGCATCGCGGCAATCATCGCCTTCGTGCTGTTCGCGGTCGGTGGTGCCTGGGTGGCCTTCGGCCTGCCGGGTTACCAGATCACCTCGCAGGTGGTCACCGATGGCGCCACCAATCCGCTGCTGAAGACCGCCGAACTCGGCGCCGCTGGTGGCTGGATGCGCAACTACAGCACGATGCCTGCCACGATCCTGGCCCCGCTGCTCGGCCTGGCCGGCCTGCTGGCCAGTGCGGTGCTGCTGCGTGCCCGTCGCGGCGGCCTGGCCTTCATCGCCTCGGGTGCAGCGATCGCCGGCATCATCCTGACCGTCGGCTTTGCGATCTTCCCGTTCCTGCTGCCGTCCTCCAGCCAGCCCACCTCCAGCCTGACCGTGTGGGATGCCTCGTCCAGCCACCTGACCCTGTGGATCATGCTGCTGGCCACGGCGGTGTTCCTGCCGATCATCCTCGCCTACACCACCTGGGTGTACCGCGTGCTGAAGGGCAAGACCACCAGCGAAGAGATGGGCAACAACCCGAACGCGTATTGATCTTGCACGTGTGCCGACCAACGGTCGGCACCTACCCGGAATGAAGGAGATTGAACATGTGGTATTTCGCCTGGATTCTCGGTGCCGGCCTCGCCTCGACGGTGGCCATCCTCAACGGCATGTGGTTCGAAGCCCGCGAGCAGAACCGTATCGAGAAGGAAAATCGTCACTGAGTCGTAAAAAAGCCTTGCCGCCTTGGCCTTCACACGGTATCTTAGGCGGCTCCTTCGGGGTGTAGCTCAGTCTGGTAGAGCGCTACGTTCGGGACGTAGAGGTCGCAGGTTCGAATCCTGTCTCCCCGACCACTCATGTGGTCG from the Stenotrophomonas maltophilia genome contains:
- the cydX gene encoding cytochrome bd-I oxidase subunit CydX, whose product is MWYFAWILGAGLASTVAILNGMWFEAREQNRIEKENRH
- the cydB gene encoding cytochrome d ubiquinol oxidase subunit II, coding for MDFILLDYTTLRVIWWLLLGILLIGFAVMDGFDLGVGTLLPFVARNDAERRLVINTIGPVWEGNQVWLVLGGGAIFAAWPPLYAVSFSGFYLAMFVILFALILRPVGFKFRSKMPSERWRNTWDWALFIGGFIPALIMGVAVGNVVLGVPFHFDDSMRIFYTGSFFGLLMPFALLAGLLSVSMLVAHGAAMLVIKTDGPVAERAARFGSIAAIIAFVLFAVGGAWVAFGLPGYQITSQVVTDGATNPLLKTAELGAAGGWMRNYSTMPATILAPLLGLAGLLASAVLLRARRGGLAFIASGAAIAGIILTVGFAIFPFLLPSSSQPTSSLTVWDASSSHLTLWIMLLATAVFLPIILAYTTWVYRVLKGKTTSEEMGNNPNAY